One segment of Apus apus isolate bApuApu2 chromosome 1, bApuApu2.pri.cur, whole genome shotgun sequence DNA contains the following:
- the POU3F3 gene encoding LOW QUALITY PROTEIN: POU domain, class 3, transcription factor 3 (The sequence of the model RefSeq protein was modified relative to this genomic sequence to represent the inferred CDS: inserted 2 bases in 1 codon), producing the protein MAAATSNPYLPGNGILAAGSIVHADSGGGGGGGGGGMQPGSVAVTSVAGGYRGDPAAKMVQSDFMPGAMAASNGGHMLSHAHQWVTALPHAAAAAAAAAAAAAEAGSPWSGSPVGMTGSPQQPPPPPDVKGSGGRDDLHSGAALHHRPPHLGXPPHQGHPAAWGAAAAAHLPSMAGGQQQQQSLLYSQPGGFTVNGMLSPPPGGQSLVHPGLVRGETPELGEHPGHHHHHHHQHPGHHPPHHGGVNSHDPHSDEDTPTSDDLEQFAKQFKQRRIKLGFTQADVGLALGTLYGNVFSQTTICRFEALQLSFKNMCKLKPLLNKWLEEADSSTGSPTSIDKIAAQGRKRKKRTSIEVSVKGALESHFLKCPKPSAQEITNLADSLQLEKEVVRVWFCNRRQKEKRMTPPGIQQQTPDDVYTQVGTVNSDTPPPHHGLQTSVQ; encoded by the exons aTGGCTGCGGCCACCTCTAACCCCTACCTCCCCGGCAACGGCATCCTGGCGGCCGGCTCCATCGTCCACGCCGACtcaggcggcggcggcggcggcggtggcggcggcaTGCAGCCGGGCAGCGTGGCCGTCACCTCCGTGGCGGGCGGCTACCGCGGCGACCCGGCGGCCAAGATGGTCCAGAGCGACTTCATGCCGGGCGCCATGGCCGCCAGCAACGGCGGCCATATGCTGAGCCATGCCCACCAGTGGGTGACAGCCCTGCCCcacgccgccgccgccgccgccgccgccgccgccgctgccgccgaAGCAGGCTCGCCCTGGTCCGGCAGCCCCGTGGGCATGAcgggcagcccccagcagccgccgccgccgcccgaCGTCAAGGGCAGCGGCGGGCGCGACGACTTGCACTCGGGCGCGGCGCTGCACCACCGGCCGCCCCACCTGGG CCCCCCGCACCAGGGGCACCCGGCGGCctggggggcggcggcggccgcccaCCTGCCCTCCATGGCCggcgggcagcagcagcagcagtcgCTCCTCTACTCGCAGCCCGGGGGCTTCACGGTGAACGGCATGCTGAGCCCCCCCCCCGGCGGGCAGAGCCTGGTGCACCCCGGGCTGGTGCGCGGCGAGACGCCGGAGCTGGGCGAGCACCCCgggcaccaccaccaccaccaccaccagcaccccGGGCACCACCCGCCGCACCACGGCGGCGTCAACAGCCACGACCCGCACTCGGACGAGGACACGCCGACCTCCGACGACCTGGAACAGTTCGCCAAGCAGTTCAAGCAGCGGCGGATTAAGCTGGGCTTCACCCAGGCCGACGTGGGGCTGGCGCTGGGTACCCTCTACGGCAACGTCTTCTCGCAGACCACCATCTGCCGCTTCGAggccctgcagctcagcttcaAGAACATGTGCAAGCTGAAGCCTTTGTTGAACAAGTGGCTGGAGGAAGCCGACTCCTCCACGGGCAGCCCCACCAGCATCGACAAGATCGCCGCCCAGggcaggaagaggaagaagcgGACCTCCATCGAGGTGAGTGTCAAGGGGGCCTTGGAGAGCCACTTTCTGAAATGCCCCAAGCCCTCCGCCCAGGAGATTACGAACCTAGCGGacagcctgcagctggagaaggaggtggTCAGGGTTTGGTTTTGCAATCGGAGGCAGAAAGAGAAACGGATGACCCCCCCGGGGATCCAGCAGCAGACCCCCGACGATGTCTACACCCAGGTCGGCACCGTCAACTCCGACACGCCGCCCCCTCACCACGGACTGCAGACCAGCGTGCAGTGA